TAGATAGTTTTTTATCGAGGATATTTATATGAATAAAAAAAGCCGAACAGTCAATATTGTGCTTAGCGGAGGTGGAATAAAAGGTATAGCCTTTGCCGGAGCATATGAGGAAATTGAAAAGAAATATAAGAGAATAGGCAATGTTGCGGGTGTTTCTGCAGGTGCACTGGTAGGGGTACTTATTGGGGCGGGTTACACGTCCAGAGAGTTGGGCCGGATTATAAAGGAATTTAATTATAGTTCCTTGTCGGACATGGGAGAAATACCAATGGATATCTCCATTGCTAACAGCATGAGAACTATAGAGAAGGAGAAAAAGGTTCTGAATGACAGTGATCTGGAAACGCTGCTTCACCGTCAGGATTACGCAGAATTACATCTTGTCAGGAAACCCAAGGATGATTTTGTTGGTTCAAGAGGCAACTTTCTGATAAATCTGATTGCTTTTAGTAAAAAGAATGCATTTTTAAATGGTGAGCTATTAGAAAATTGGGTTGCTCAGCTTCTTGCCAATAAGGGAGTACATACTTTTAGTGATTTCAGAGGCGGAATAGCAGACAAGGTTAATCCCAGAGGATATAAGGTAAGGATGACTGCCGTTGATGCCAATACGGGCAAAGTCATTGTCCTTCCCGATGATATGGCATTATATAACATTGACCCAGATAAATTGGAGGTTGCAAAGGCAGTAAGAATGAGTACCTGTGTGCCTTTTGTATTTGACCCGGTTACAATTGACTACAAAGACGCCGGAAACAAACCTAAAACCCATTACATCATAGACGGAGGAGTTCTGGATAATTTTCCGGTTTGGCTTATTGATAGCACAGAAAGCAATATAATTATTGGACTTAAACTGGAGGGCAAGGAACCAAAAGGCCTCAGTTCCGCAGAACATATTTTAAAAAAATTACTGCATTCTTCTCATGATACAGGGGTTCCAAAAAACTCTTATAACATTGATAATATAGCTCATATAAACACCGGCGAGATCTCATTCTTAGATTTTGACATAACAGCTGAAGAATCAATGTACCTCTATAATCAAGGGAAACTAGCCGTCCAGAAGCTTTTTATCAATATGCAGAAGAAAACCAGAGGATGGAGAATATAAGAATAAATAAATTTAATTGTTGTATATAAAGTAATATGCTTCGTTGCTTTTTTTCTTTTTTTATTATATTATTAAATTTAATGGAGAAATGAAAATAAGTAAAACAATATATATCTGGATATTCGGCGGGAGGTCAAAATGTTATATAGAAGCACAAGAGGAAGCTGCAGAAGTGTGAGTGCAGCTGAAGCTATAAAAAGAGGTATTGCAGCAGACGGAGGTCTGTTTGTACCTGAAAAGACAGTTCAGTTTAATCTAGAACAAATAGCTCTCATGAGTGAAATGAGTTATCAGGAAAGAGCAGTTAAGATACTTGAAGGATATTTGGACGATTATACTAATGAAGAACTATTGGAGTGCGTAAACAAGGCTTATACAGCAGAGAAATTTGAAACTAATGATATTGCCCCTTTGCATAAGCTTTATGATTCGGTAAATATTTTGGAACTTTGGCATGGGCCTACAAGTGCATTTAAAGATATGGCTCTTCAGATACTTCCGCATTTTCTTGTTAAGGCACTTAAAAAGACAGGAGAAAAAGAAGAAATAGTTATATTGGTTGCGACATCAGGAGATACCGGAAAAGCTGCTCTTGAAGGGTTTAAGGATGTAATTGGGACAAAAATTATTGTATTTTTCCCAAGTGAAGGTGTCAGTCAGGTACAGAAAATGCAGATGGTAACTCAGGAAGGTAGCAATGTATACGCTATTGCAGTAGATGGTAAC
This genomic stretch from Ruminiclostridium cellulolyticum H10 harbors:
- a CDS encoding patatin-like phospholipase family protein, with translation MNKKSRTVNIVLSGGGIKGIAFAGAYEEIEKKYKRIGNVAGVSAGALVGVLIGAGYTSRELGRIIKEFNYSSLSDMGEIPMDISIANSMRTIEKEKKVLNDSDLETLLHRQDYAELHLVRKPKDDFVGSRGNFLINLIAFSKKNAFLNGELLENWVAQLLANKGVHTFSDFRGGIADKVNPRGYKVRMTAVDANTGKVIVLPDDMALYNIDPDKLEVAKAVRMSTCVPFVFDPVTIDYKDAGNKPKTHYIIDGGVLDNFPVWLIDSTESNIIIGLKLEGKEPKGLSSAEHILKKLLHSSHDTGVPKNSYNIDNIAHINTGEISFLDFDITAEESMYLYNQGKLAVQKLFINMQKKTRGWRI